A portion of the Streptococcus urinalis 2285-97 genome contains these proteins:
- a CDS encoding YlxQ-related RNA-binding protein: MNNRERLSHLLGLAQRAGKVITGEELVVKAIQSQKGKLIFLANDAGPNLSKKITDKSHYYNVEVSTVFTTLELSSALGKPRKVVAVADAGFSKKMRTLME; the protein is encoded by the coding sequence TTGAATAATCGAGAACGTTTATCTCATTTACTAGGTCTGGCACAGCGTGCTGGAAAAGTTATTACAGGAGAAGAATTAGTTGTTAAAGCAATTCAATCTCAAAAAGGAAAACTGATTTTTCTAGCAAATGATGCAGGACCAAATCTAAGTAAAAAGATAACTGATAAAAGTCATTATTATAATGTAGAAGTCTCCACAGTGTTTACAACACTGGAATTAAGTTCTGCATTAGGTAAACCACGAAAAGTGGTTGCCGTTGCAGATGCTGGATTTTCAAAGAAAATGAGGACTCTTATGGAATAG